A single Macaca fascicularis isolate 582-1 chromosome 13, T2T-MFA8v1.1 DNA region contains:
- the IL36A gene encoding interleukin-36 alpha → MLKVSKSEMPQPVSIQDINHRVWVLQDQILIAVPRKDRVSPVTISLISCRHVETLEKDRGNPIYLGLNGLNLCLMCAKAGDQPTLQLKEKDIMDLYNQPEPVKSFLFYHSQSGRNSTFESVAFPGWFIAVSSEGGCPLILTQELGKANTTDFGLTMLF, encoded by the exons ATGCTAAAAG TGTCGAAAAGTGAAATGCCTCAGCCAGTGAGCATTCAGGATATCAATCATCGGGTGTGGGTTCTTCAGGACCAGATCCTCATAGCAGTCCCGAGGAAGGACCGTGTGTCTCCAG TCACTATTTCCTTAATCTCATGCCGACATGTGGAGACCCTTGAGAAAGACAGAGGGAACCCCATCTACCTGGGACTGAATGGGCTCAATCTCTGCTTGATGTGTGCTAAGGCCGGGGACCAGCCCACACTGCAGCTGAAG GAAAAGGATATAATGGATTTGTACAACCAACCTGAGCCTGTGAAGTCCTTTCTCTTCTACCACAGCCAGAGTGGCAGGAACTCCACCTTCGAGTCTGTGGCCTTCCCTGGCTGGTTCATTGCTGTCAGCTCTGAAGGAGGCTGTCCTCTCATCCTTACCCAAGAACTGGGGAAAGCCAACACTACTGACTTTGGGTTAACTATGCTGTTTTAA
- the IL36B gene encoding interleukin-36 beta isoform X1, whose amino-acid sequence MNPQWQAAPKSYAIRDSRQMVWVLSGNSLIAAPLSNRVKPVTLHLITCRDTEFSDKKKGNLVYLGIRGKDLCLFCEEIQGKPTLQLKLQASQDNVGKDTCWNLVGIHTCINLDVRGSCCMGTLDQWGMGVGREKWKSSLQHHHLRKKDKGFPSMWTNIGMPGRT is encoded by the exons ATGAACCCACAAT GGCAGGCAGCACCCAAATCCTATGCTATTCGTGATTCTCGACAGATGGTGTGGGTCCTCAGTGGAAATTCTTTAATAGCAGCTCCTCTTAGCAACCGTGTTAAGCCTG TCACTCTTCATTTAATAACCTGCAGAGACACAGAATTCAGTGATAAGAAAAAGGGTAATCTGGTTTACCTGGGAATCAGGGGAAAAGATCTCTGTctcttctgtgaagaaattcaggGCAAACCTACTTTGCAGCTTAAG CTTCAGGCCTCCCAAGATAACGTAGGGAAGGACACTTGCTGGAACCTAGTTGGAATTCACACATGCATAAACCTGGATGTGAGAGGGAGCTGCTGCATGGGAACCCTTGACCAATGGGGAATGGGAGTGG GTAGAGAGAAGTGGAAGAGTTCCCTTCAACATCACCATCTTAGAAAGAAGGACAAAGGCTTCCCATCCATGTGGACCAACATAGGAATGCCAGGAAGGACATAG
- the IL36B gene encoding interleukin-36 beta isoform 1 (isoform 1 is encoded by transcript variant 1), with amino-acid sequence MNPQWQAAPKSYAIRDSRQMVWVLSGNSLIAAPLSNRVKPVTLHLITCRDTEFSDKKKGNLVYLGIRGKDLCLFCEEIQGKPTLQLKEKNIMDLYMEKKAQKPFLFFHNKEGSSSVFQSVSYPGWFIATSSTSGQPIFLTQERGITNNTNFYLDSVE; translated from the exons ATGAACCCACAAT GGCAGGCAGCACCCAAATCCTATGCTATTCGTGATTCTCGACAGATGGTGTGGGTCCTCAGTGGAAATTCTTTAATAGCAGCTCCTCTTAGCAACCGTGTTAAGCCTG TCACTCTTCATTTAATAACCTGCAGAGACACAGAATTCAGTGATAAGAAAAAGGGTAATCTGGTTTACCTGGGAATCAGGGGAAAAGATCTCTGTctcttctgtgaagaaattcaggGCAAACCTACTTTGCAGCTTAAG GAGAAAAACATCATGGACCTGTACATGGAGAAGAAAGCACAGAagccctttctctttttccacaATAAAGAAGGCTCCAGTTCTGTCTTTCAGTCAGTCTCTTACCCTGGCTGGTTCATAGCCACCTCCTCCACATCAGGACAGCCCATCTTTCTCACCCAGGAGAGGGGCATAACTAACAACACTAACTTCTACTTAGATTCTGTGGAATAA
- the IL36B gene encoding interleukin-36 beta isoform 2 (isoform 2 is encoded by transcript variant 2; The RefSeq protein has 1 substitution compared to this genomic sequence): MVWVLSGNSLIAAPLSNCVKPVTLHLITCRDTEFSDKKKGNLVYLGIRGKDLCLFCEEIQGKPTLQLKEKNIMDLYMEKKAQKPFLFFHNKEGSSSVFQSVSYPGWFIATSSTSGQPIFLTQERGITNNTNFYLDSVE; this comes from the exons ATGGTGTGGGTCCTCAGTGGAAATTCTTTAATAGCAGCTCCTCTTAGCAACCGTGTTAAGCCTG TCACTCTTCATTTAATAACCTGCAGAGACACAGAATTCAGTGATAAGAAAAAGGGTAATCTGGTTTACCTGGGAATCAGGGGAAAAGATCTCTGTctcttctgtgaagaaattcaggGCAAACCTACTTTGCAGCTTAAG GAGAAAAACATCATGGACCTGTACATGGAGAAGAAAGCACAGAagccctttctctttttccacaATAAAGAAGGCTCCAGTTCTGTCTTTCAGTCAGTCTCTTACCCTGGCTGGTTCATAGCCACCTCCTCCACATCAGGACAGCCCATCTTTCTCACCCAGGAGAGGGGCATAACTAACAACACTAACTTCTACTTAGATTCTGTGGAATAA